The Sporolituus thermophilus DSM 23256 genome contains the following window.
AAACATCAACGGTATATTCGATACCAACCCGCCCCAGCATGACTTCGCCCGCCCACCTTTCCATTCCGCACGGTGGGCAGTTGCCGAGCAGGTCGGCAAGAGCCGTTTCCGTGTAATCCAGGCCGGCAAGCGGCCGGCCGTCCCGGGCCAAGTACCGCTGGGCATACTGATTGGCAAATTTGATGCCGCCGTCCTGCCCGATGGTAACAATGCCGCTATAGCCGCTGTTGAGCATTTTTTCCTGATACTTATGGGCCCGCTCAATATATTTGTTGGTCCGCCTAAGTTCGTCGTTCACCGCTTCCAGCTGGCGGACGCGCCGCTTTACTTCCCGCTTAAGCAACAAGTTGGCCAACACGAACGCTATGGCTAAGATGAACAAAAAACCGGCGCCGAACAGGGCGAGCTTAAAATTGCGTTTATAGTACCAGGCCGGATAATCGACCGGCTCACCGAACCATTTGGCGTACAGTTTGTCATAAGTGCCGTTTTGCTTAATCGCTTGCAAGCCCTTGTTAAAGACGGCCAGCACGGGGCTGCCTTTCCTGACGGCGACGGCATAACGCTCCGGGTCGATGGCGCCGCCAACCGTCTTTACCTCATCGACGTTCTTCATGCGCTGCAGGATGTACTGTCCTGTCAGCTTGTTGCCCACGGCGGCGTCAACTTTGCGTCCAAGCAGCAGGCGGAGGGCTTCTTCCTGGTCGGCGGCAGGCACCAACTCGACCGGCCGGTTCTTCAGGCGGTGATAGGCAATATCGTCCTGTTGTACGGCTACCTTTCTCCCGGTCAGGTCGTCCAACGATGCAATGGCCTGCATGTCTTTCAGTACAAAAATGGCCTGGGAATTGATCATGTACGCTTCGGAAAAGTCGTACCGTTTTTCCCGCTCGGCATCATATTTCATGCCGGCAACGGCATCCACTTCGCCGTTATCCAGCGCCCGGAGCGCCTCGGCCCAGGGCATGGGGCGAAACCGGATCTCGTAGCCGCAGGACAGGGCGACGGCCTGGAGAAGG
Protein-coding sequences here:
- a CDS encoding transporter substrate-binding domain-containing protein, whose protein sequence is MGFQLRPGWRRVTIVLCLVMAVAQPLAIADIPENKVLVVAGDENFPPYEFIDEINGAKVYRGFNVDLLQAVALSCGYEIRFRPMPWAEALRALDNGEVDAVAGMKYDAEREKRYDFSEAYMINSQAIFVLKDMQAIASLDDLTGRKVAVQQDDIAYHRLKNRPVELVPAADQEEALRLLLGRKVDAAVGNKLTGQYILQRMKNVDEVKTVGGAIDPERYAVAVRKGSPVLAVFNKGLQAIKQNGTYDKLYAKWFGEPVDYPAWYYKRNFKLALFGAGFLFILAIAFVLANLLLKREVKRRVRQLEAVNDELRRTNKYIERAHKYQEKMLNSGYSGIVTIGQDGGIKFANQYAQRYLARDGRPLAGLDYTETALADLLGNCPPCGMERWAGEVMLGRVGIEYTVDVLQVDDERDIIVHFRDITQEKQLREEIIKKDKLEALGKLVACIAHELRNPLTSIKTFVELLPTKYDNPLFRKKISEFVPREIERLNSIVNDLLTYAHPRTQAREQITLKSLVDGIMVFFADTVAKKNIDLQVDIADAVFVYVDMQQMKQVIINILLNAIQALEERPSPRLQIVGEGQDGYAILTITDNGVGISRENINHIFEPFFSTKSGGTGLGLFVSYQLAKQNGVDIAVESVENVGTKVRLKFPAK